The Pararge aegeria chromosome 8, ilParAegt1.1, whole genome shotgun sequence genome window below encodes:
- the LOC120626069 gene encoding protein FAM32A, with product MGEEDEYACVNRAQLKIKDNSGIKKKKKKKSSNKETEKIIENEVKQQIKQQANIETKTKAELAFQKMQEKMKKQRIQQKAEMTHKQRVEKFNQHLDSLTEHFDIPKVSWTK from the exons ATGGGGGAGGAAGACGAATACGCGTGTGTCAACAGAGCACAGTTAAAAATCAAGGACAATTCTggaataaagaagaaaaagaagaagaaatcaaGTAACAAAGAAACTGAGAAAATAATCGAGAATGAAGTGAAGCAACAAATCAAACAACAAGCCAACATTGAAACCAAGACCAAAGCTGAATTGGCATTCCAGAAGATGCAGGAGAAAATG aagAAGCAAAGAATCCAACAAAAAGCGGAGATGACACATAAACAGAGGGTTGAGAAGTTCAATCAACACCTTGACAGTCTTACGGAGCACTTCGATATACCCAAAGTATCTTGGACTAagtaa